The genomic stretch TGTGTGACTACCACCTCCTTTTCGTTAGCCATCAACGGTGGGACTTTAGGACTTTTCAGAGGGACCAGAGGACTGAGGCAGGGGGACCCACTTTCACCCTACTTATTTGGTATATGCATTGAGATTTTTGGGAGGCAGATACAGTAGAGTATAGTCAGATCAAGCTTTAACTTCCACCCTCAATGTGCCCACCTCAGACTAGCACACCTGGCTTATACAAATGATTTACTACTCTTTATCAGGGTGACACAGAGTCAATTGGCACATTGTCCACCTGTCTACAGGAGTTTGGGGAGGCGGCGGCAGGACTTCAGGTGAACAGACTGAAATCGAATATCTATCTGGCTGGAGTGGACGACACGACACGCAGGAGGCTGTTGTCCATCACGGGCTTTCAGGAGGGCACTATGCCCTTCAAGATACCTCGGGATTCCGATGGCTGCTGAGCGTCTTCAGATTGCATATTACAGCCCGTTACTCGACTCATTGGTCCGTCGGATCAACATCTGGCCGCAGAAGACACTATCATATGCCGGCAAGGCACAACACATTATTTCTGTGCTTCAGGGAGTGGAATGCTTCTGGTTATCCATCATGCCACTACCACAGGGTCATTGATCGCATCTACAGCATCTACAGGTCATTCATGTGGACATCAAAACATCCTCCAATATCATGGGCAGATATGTGTAGACCGAAGGAAGAATCTGGCTTGGGATTCCGAGACTTAAAAGCATGGAACTTAGCCCTCCTGACTAAGGTACTATGGCAGATTCAGGCAAAGGAGGACGCACTTTGGATAAAGTGAGTCCATCATACTTACTTGAGGAGACCTGATATATGGACTTGGGAAACAACCCGCTCAGATTCCCCTCTGATCAAGCGCTTACTACGGATACAGGATCTTATACTATCAGCTGTCGGGTCACAGGAGGATGTTAGACAGAGGCTAGCAGCTTGGTTTGCTCAGGATGGAGGGGTGGCCCGGGCATATGACTTCTTTAGGCATCCTAGCCCTAAGAAGCCATGGGCCCGGGCAGTGTGGAAGATCTACTTATAGTAGAGTCACGCAGTTACATTCTGGATGCTGGCATAGAGGCGTCTTCCCACCAGAGACAGACAGGACTATCTAGAGGACCAGTAGTGCACTTTTTGTGGACAAGTTCTAGAGACATAGGAGCATCTATTCTTTGGATGCCCCCCTATAGCAGAGTTATGGAGGAGGATCAGAGACTGGCTTCACATGCGATCGGAGATGTCCACCTATCGGCGAACGCTGAGTCTTCGGAAGACATTACCGTGGGAGTAGGATGCTAACAAAGACTCGTCATCTTGCCTTGTCATCTATGATACATTATGTATGGAGGGCTAGAAATAGTAGTTTCTTTGATGAGAGACAGTTAGACATTGAGAGGATTCTCAGGAGTGCAAATTCATGTATACCGATCCTTGGGTGTTTACTCTGATCTGAGACTTTGTTAGACATTTTTACCGCCTAAAGGCCAGTCCTTGTACACTTGCATTGTGCTATACCATTTTGACTTATCCAAAGAGGAGCGAGTGGTAGAGCTGAAAGAGAGGTACGAGTTATAATGACGGGGCTTCTCAAAGTTTAGTAGATCTTTCCCGACTTTACTGAAAGCTTAGTAAGGTGGCCTAGAAAAGATCGATGTGGGAACTACTTCTACCATCGGACCGGGCCCTAATTCATTCTTTTGCCTAGGTAAAGAAGTTCCAGGGTTTAAAGAAAAAAGGATAATAGCGCTAGACTCTCTCTTAAAAACGAAAGTGAAAGAAGCCCACGTACCTACTCTTCTTTCCCCAGGAAAGCAATACAACGAACGAGGAGAGCTCGGCTCACTGCGGAGACAGAGAACCTCACTAAGGAACATGACCCCCCCTTGCATCACCCTCGGGGGAGGGTGAGGGACATCGTTCGTGCAAGATCTAGGGAGAGAGCGAGGGAGAGCCGTTCCATCATGGGACCCACTAGACCTACTTACTCACTGCGCACCGGTCGTAGCGGGCCCCGATAGGAACCATCTTCGACCCACCCCTCCCTGTAGAGATGGTCGGGCGGATTCGCGCCGTCCCTCCCTGCTTCACTCTCCGGGGGCTGGGCATTCCCCTCTGATCCGGACACCCATACTACTGATCTGCGATTCAAAAAACACACGTAGAAAGGTAAATATCTAAACCTACAGATTACAGCGTTCATGGTATTTCATTTAAAACATATACTGATCTAACCCTGCCCTCGGCCCTTCAACTTCTCCTTCAGGTTCGGGATGCCATGTTAGGTTCAGTTTGATTGGATAACTCTGACTTCTAGTAATAGGGCATTTGCTTCTTATAGTAATGAGTTTCAGTTTAGTACGCGAACAAAACCTATCCCGCGAGCAACAAAGATCTTTCTAATGCTTCTCACTCCGTTCCTCTCAAGCAACAGTCTAACATGGACGTCGGATAGTCAAATATCTGAATGGACTTACAAAAGATAATAATAGTCGTGAACATTGCCATGAACTCTTTCCATGAACTCTAAGGGTCAAAGCAATGAATGTGCAATTGCGTCACCAAGATCAACACAATAGAGCGTGCCAGCGAGCCGCCATAGCGCGAGGGAGATGCTTGAAGGTAAGTGCTTCATGCGCCTCATTCAATCTGGGAAAGCCAGGAAAGCAAAGAGGGGACAAGAGGAAAGAGAATGCTTGTAAGGCTGACTTCCTCAGTATGGGAGTGCAAGGAGGAAAGTGAAAGGTAACTGGAAAGCAAGGGGGTATTGAAAGTCTCCCAGAGGAAGCATGAGAGCCAGCCTCGCTACTAGACAGATTGAAAATGACCACAACGAAAGACACTTCGGAAGCCCAACTTCCCAAGGGGCAAAAGGTGACTCCCTTTCGAGCACCGCTTTTCCGGACCATCTCGAAAAGAGCCATCGAACTAGATCGAAGGGGGACAACGATTGCAATGCCCTAGATAGAAGAGAGCATATATGAAAAATGGAGGATGGAAAATGCCCTCTTCACGTTCGATATATTGATAGTCTCATGCCTTAGTATATCTGATAGGACGTCTATCTGCTTCGATCCTTGATCATCCATTCTACTCCCTTCCTACGCTCCTGAACGCCCACCTGAAAGGAGCGGAAGGAGCCGCTCCTCAATGATGTCGTTCGTCACACCTCCTCCTTATGGGTACGTAGACGTCAAGTGGTAAGGAAGGACCTTAATCAATCCCCAAGGCCCAAGTTCAAAGAGGGGTCGGGCTAGAGGGCGCCATCGGCCGGGTTAGCGGATAAGGCTAGGTTGGATATAGGATAGGGTGGAAGGGGGGAAGCCAGCCCAATCCCACCCCACAATCACCTTTTGTCTCACATAATGGTCCAATGGCTTTCCATAGGTCCCAACAGTCCGTATTGGCATCGGCCTGATAAGGTAAAGTAGGACAGGAAAAGCTCATGGAGAACCAGGTGCGATAAAGCCCCTCAGTCAAAGGGGCCCCTCTCGCATGCATCATTTCACCGTCATTAGTCCCCGAGCTATGAGAGAGACTATCCATACGTGGCATATGCACTAGGTTAGGCCAGGTCGAGGGCAATCCGGTCGATCTCTCTCTCCCACTCCATTCATAGACTGTGCGATCCGGACTCTATGTTCACCATTTGAGAAAGCAGGACTGAAAAGAGAGAGTTCGGATATACATTCTCACTCACGTAGCTCTCAATCTATCTTGGCCTTTTGAGGTGATCGAATCGCAGGCCAGCGTCACAGTCAATCGCTATCGCTCTATGCATAGTGAGAGAGTCGCACAATCAAGTATAGTGATAAAGTGAGATTAAGTCAGGTTAGAGGGGACTGAGGTCATTAATCTTTGAGTCCCTCTATTCGAACAGGTCCCTTCCTTGCGCTCAAATCCACGATTATCCATCTTGGTTGGGCGCGTGGACTCTCTACCGCCTCTACGCGCCTTTCTGGCAACCCGCCACTATCAATCCCCATCTATCCTTGCAAACCATCTGTCCCGACCCTTCCTCGTTGAAAACATCTTTATACTAAAACGGATAAAATAAGATCTTTCTTTGTGACGTAAGGGAGAAAAGAGTGCTGCAGTCTGGTCTTTGCTTCTACCAGTAGGCTTATCCTGTCCTTTCCGAAGCTACGCTGGACAGATCCGGTAGTGGAGAGAGAAGAAAGTGAAGCTTCTACCTCGCCTTGCCAGAAGGAATGATATCATACGAGTGCATTCCCGTTGGATCGTCCCTACCATCCCCTCGGGGTTCGCCCAAGCCTACATTGAGGATCCGTGAACTCCCTTTCCAGACAACCGATCTGCCTGCTCACCTCAAAGGCTCCTAACGAGCTCTATAACAACTGGCCTTAGCTGAGTGGCATCACTCCCTTACGTCTTAGCTAGAGTTCAGTGCTTTTCTCGCCCTCCCCACGCATTGGCCTTGTAGACGATTAATCACTGACATCGAGTGAGATCTCACTGCTTATTATAAGATGATCTTTTGGTTAAGGTACAAGAGGATACGATTGCATTGTCATCGGTAGCCTTACCAGGAAACCAAGACATATTTATGTTTATCAGGAAAGCCCAGGTCACGCTAACGTCTGACAGGGTCTTCTACCATCTCCATTCCAGGTATCCCTTTCTGATGCAGTTCTCCGGTCCACTAAAGAATAAGTTAGAGGATGACCCACGTGAACTGTCCAAGTGAGATGAGCCCCCCCTTCGTGCAAATTGACACACTCCTTTTCCCAACTGCTAAATTCATGGTGGTTGTGAAGAGTTGAACAGAAGGGGTAGGGCTCTCTTGATTATAAGAAGGATCGTGCTTTCAAACACTTGATTAAGGATATTGATGCCAACCGAGCAAAGAGAAATGGTCAGGCTTATATATTTCTTGCAAAGAATCGGTATCAACCCTGAGAGTACGTGAGATCAAGATCTTCACTGAATTGACTCAATCGACTTATAAGCTTACCCATGAGTACTATTTGCTAAATAAATGAACCAATAGCTCTTAGCGACGAAGAATGGAACACTCCAAAGTAGTAGGCACGACCATCATGTTGTGCACCCGGATTACCATTGACCCCTATATAAGAGTGCTTGTATACAGAACCTCACTCCATCATCCTGGGAAAGCCTCTTACAGAGAAAGATGTCTGGATGGTTCAAACTCGCACACATTGGCATCTTATTAGCACACAAAAGGAAGACCCTGGAGATTGAGGATAATAGGCACATTCTCGAGCGGCCCGCAAATGAGTGAGATCTTGTTAGGCAATTAGCCGATACCTCGGATATCTGCACCACTCCACTTTCCCTGACTTTCCTTCCGCCCTCCCCTTTAACCACACATATCGAAGGATCACTCCTATCTGCACATGTTTAATGACCCCGCAGTCTTAGATATTGCTTTGTTACCCTTTCATGAATCACTCAAACTCCACTATAGCCATTACACTATAACTGCACAACATAGGCACTTCCTATCTTGACTCTCTCGCACTTGAAGAGAAGACAGAAAGAATCCGTCGCACTAGCCCGTTCATTGCTTTTCGCCGGGCTCTTGAGGTCAAGCCAGGCTCAGTGGTAGGCTGTTCAAACGAGATATCTCAGGGGTCTCGGTTGGCACTTCTGACTCACTTAGTGAAGTGAAGCACCAAACAAGACGAACCTCCATTCCTATTCCAATTGGCTTTCACCCGGAAAGTGACGAAGGGTTAGATTATATACTAAACTACTTCTATAAGCTACATCAAAGAGAGGCGAGGCTTTGCTGCGATCGTGGGACAGCCAAAAAAGTAAGTACGCCACGGAAAGTGAGACTGCTAAAAAAGTAAGTACGACTTTTTTGAGGGTCGGAATTAGCGATAGAGGAATGAGCGACGGGAATGGCATATGGAGGCTCCGCTCCTAACCTTACGAGTGGTTGGGTTCGGGGAAAGAGTGTGTGGTATTTCCCATAGAAATTTCATTCACGACTACTTAGAATTTCGAGGCTATTTACGATGTCACTATATTATATTCAAGTTCGGGTCATTCACTCTATGGGGTAGATGTTGATCTTTATTCCAAAATAAGAGTGAGAAGTTGCCAAGAATGGTAGCTTAATgggatgttagaatgtttccagACCGACTTGCTCGTGCTGAAAGACCGACGTGCCTATTtcttatataatataatataaagatTCAAAGATGATGGTTATATAATATTATATGATCATTCCTCTCCCTAACTTTAGTTGAGAAGACCACGTTCTTGAATTCTGAAATAAGAAGATCGAAAAAGCTCCTCCCCCCtaacccatcagcagtattttgctTAGCCAAGAGTTGTCCGGAATGGGCACGCGAAGCAGGTAAGCGGCAGCCTAAGATAGGAATTCAAGCTCGAAGGTATTTTAACTCAGGGAAAATCTCATCAGATGCTATATGCTATACACATTTGTAGAACTATTCCACTAAGGAGTCTAAATTGCCAAATACTAGCTGCAGTCGTGAATGGCATATAGTCGTATAAATTGCCCCAAAGGATATTTACGACTCAATATTCAGTTTGG from Zingiber officinale cultivar Zhangliang chromosome 5B, Zo_v1.1, whole genome shotgun sequence encodes the following:
- the LOC121986480 gene encoding uncharacterized protein LOC121986480, which produces MEFFSSGKLLKRWNHTLIALVPKSAHARKVTDYRPISCCTVFYKVISKLQAARISDTLDNILHHSKIAFVQGRLITDNIHLAQELFRKFNRKRVSPRCIMKIDLQKAFDLVHWDFLHEALIGLNFPEQFIAWIMECVTTTSFSLAINGGTLGLFRGTRGLRQGDPLSPYLFGVWGGGGRTSGEQTEIEYLSGWSGRHDTQEAVVHHGLSGGHYALQDTSGFRWLLSVFRLHITARYSTHWSVGSTSGRRRHYHMPARHNTLFLCFREWNASGYPSCHYHRVIDRIYSIYRSFMWTSKHPPISWADMCRPKEESGLGFRDLKAWNLALLTKVLWQIQAKEDALWIK